TAAATAATCACGCCCAGCATCAGCAACAAATGCCAATGCACCAGGGCCATGAACAATACGATTAGCGAAGGGATAATAAACCCGATAAGCCCCACCAAATGGAAAAGCAGAATAATGATAACACAAATCCTCGTTTTATTTGATAGCAGCGCGCTCATATTTTTCGCCCTTTCCACATGTTGGTTTTGGTTAAATGTTTCTGAATAGATACAATTGCCACTACCAGCAAATTAAACATTTGAAAAGGGTGCAACAAAATATTCAGTCCCGCTTTTTGCCCGGCCGAAAGCGAGATCATGATCCGTGTTAACAAAATCAAACCCGTGGTAAACAGGATGAGTGGCAGGTTAAGCGTGGTTAAAATAAAAAGCGGTCCGCCGATGACGAGCGTAATGTATATCAAAAAGCCGATGATACTATAATTAAAAGCCGCCAAAAAGTTTTTACTGAAACCATTGATAGCCTCATTATATCCATGGTACATGCGGCAGCTGATCATGCCGTTAGCCAACAAGGCTTCGCCGTTATAGTTTTCGGCTTTAATGAGGCGCATAATCTCTACATCTTCTACCACTTTGTTTTTAACCGCTTTGTGCCATTGGTGTTTATGATAAACGGCGGCATCAAACAGCATAAACTGTCCGCTGGCTGCGGCCACCGAAGCGTTTTTTACCAGGTACACCAAACGCAGTGGGAGCAGGTTAAGCAGGATGTAATGCATTAATGGCACCACAGCATTCTCGCCCAGGGTTAGCATGGTTTGATTGGTGAACAGACTTAGTAAACCCAACTGATGCAGGTGCATACGGTGTACGGCGCTGTTGATCAGTTTTACCTCTACTTGCTCATCGGCATCTAAAAATAACAGGTATTTCCCAGTGGCTTGTTTTGCCAGCTGATGGCAGGCGTAGTTTTTACCAATCCAGCCATCCGGAAGCCGGCCTCCTTTAATAACCTTGAACAGGGGGTGGGCAGCCGCGAAATCTGCGCACACTTTATAAGTATCATCGCCCGAGTCATCATCATAAATAATAACCTCGTAGTTTTTATAGTCCTGTTGATGAATGGATTGCAACAGGGGGAGGATATTGCCGGCTTCGTTGCGCGCCGGGATTAGGATGGATACTTTATCGGTATAGTATTTGCCAATATGCGGCAGCTTTGGGTTGGAGATATAATTGAACAGTGTAACCGCAAACCTAAGAATGATAAAAAACAGGGTTATTAAAATAGCTATTGTCACTTTTTATATATCAAATTCGGTTTGGAGCAATTTGGATTTTTGGTAATGCTGTTGGTAAGCCTGCTGCAAAACTGTTATATCCTTCCCCGCATAATTTCCGGTTTCGTTTTTAAGATAAACGGTTGCTGTTGGCTTTTTATGTTTAAAGTACTGAATAAAAGTTGAAGCGAAAAGCATTTGAAAATTTCCTTCCGCTTTTTCAATTATCCTCATAACGCCTTTTTCAAAGTTGATGTTTGTAACAAAGTTGGCATACAGTTTCCCCTGCGGAAACATCAAAACAAGGTTTGCCGGATCGGTTAATAACCCGGCTGCATAATCAAGCGATTGTAAGATACTTTTCGAATCTTTTTTAACCGAGAACGCGCCCACATATTTTAAAAATTTTTCTTTTTGGGCGGTTTCTTCCAATATCATTACATGCAGTTTTTTCCTGAGCAGGATATCGTTAACACAATACAATATTAGTCCGTCCCAAAAGCTGAAATGGTTGGCAATAAGTAATATCGATTTGTTGGGATCAACAGCAATATCATTAAACAACAATTCATGAAATTCATGTTTCACTATCCGTTTGATGTAATAGTGAACTATGCGGTTCAGAAAATAGTTGTTTTTATTGTAGATCATAAACAAATACGAATGTATGGCATATTGACGGCAATCAATGCTCCATATTGATCTGGTTTTTCAACGCCTGTTGATGGGCTGCGTTAATGTTTTCTTTCAACTGCTCAAAAGTAAGTTCGGTGGCAACGCCCAAATCAAACAGATGGATGTATGCCCGCGGTTTCAGGCTTTCAAAATAATCAATCAAAATACAATGGTACACAACCTGGCAGGGGCCTTTAACCTGCTGCATCAGTTTATACACACCTTTCTCCACATGAATATGTGTTTCATGATTGGAAAATAGTTCACCCTGCGGAAATATCACAATCAGATTATCCGGCTGATCCAAAATACCAGCCGAGTAGGTGAGCGATTCCAGCATCGCTCTCGATCCTTTCTGGATAGAATAAGCGCCTATATAACGCAGGTAACTCCGCTGATCAAACTGATCCTGCTGCATCATTACATAGTACTGTTTTTTAAGGTTGAAAACCGCCGTCCAGTTGGCAATAAAACCGTCCCACCAGCTAAAGTGGTTGCTCAGCAACAATATCGAATGACCGGGGCGCGGCTCAAAAGGCTGTACATTAAGCTCCTTAAAATTACGGCTTATCCACCACCGCACGTAAGTGATATACAATTTACTCCAAAACTTCTTTTTGCGCGACGGAACCATTTTTTTCTATTTAACTAAATACTCATCCAATGCTTTGGTAACCAGCCAATGCCCAAGTTCAACTTCATGTACTTCGGCATTATCCAGCATGCCTAAAAATGGCATAGCTGCCGATTTGGGGAACAGCTGATCATGCTTGCCAAATATCAGCAGACATTTTATTTTATGCTGATTGATTTGCTGCGCGATATGCTTTACATCGGGTTTTAACAGCCTGATCAAATTTAGGGTATAATAGGTATCCAGCCGCTTTTGTTCGGTATCAATTTCATTATAGGCGATGGTGTACAGGCTTTCATCAATAAAGCGCAGTTTTTTCAGGCTTTTAATAAGAAATGGAGCCAGCCATTTGCTTTTGGTAGCCGTGCGGAATATGCCGCGGCCAAGCTTGTTGTGCAGTATAAAATGAAAGCCTTTAAATACAGCCAAACCATCGGGTGCCATAAGTATTACTACGTCAATCAAATCAGCATATTCCTCAACCAAAATTAAAGCGATGTTTGCTCCGATAGAGTAACCCATTACCGAAAAGCGTTGCCTGCCGTAAAGTTTAAACCACTCTTCCATATAGTTACGCACCATGGTTTTGGGCATGCCGGTTAATATCTGTTGTTCTGTCCAGCCATCAAGCCGACTTTCACCATGAAAAAAATGATCGAAACCGTAAATATGGTATTGGGGGATGATAGATTGCTCGAGCACATGAAACTGTTTGCCCGTCATGCCATAGCCGTGAAAGGCCAGGAGTGGTTTTTGGCCCGTACCATATTCATGAAAATGTGCTTTGCCCAGACCGGGCAGATGTAAATAACCCATTAATATCTTCTATAAGTCACGCCGCCGCTCGGCTCCAGCCGAGTGGCAATTATCCCCAGGCCTCTGGCCTGCTACTCCTGCTTCGGCGGCCAGAGGCCGCTTAATAGTTGCCACTCGGCTGGAGCCGAGCGGCGGCGGAGTTTTTTGTTTGTTTTGATTATTTGTCTATAAAACTCATTATCGCCTCCGTAGCCCCCACATTTTCCTCAACATAACCCAATATTTTTTTACGGGTGAAACTATAAAAGCCCTCATCATTAACCAAGGTTTCAACTATGCCTTTTAACTCGGCTTCATTATTGATGCTAAAGCCGGCTTTAAGTTTGATCAATTCTTTAGCCTCATTAAATTTCTGGTAATTAGGCCCAAAAATAACCGGCAAGCCAAATGCTGCTGCCTCCAGTGTATTGTGAATGCCAACGCCAAAGCCACCACCTATATAAGCAATATCGCCATAAGCATAAAGCGATGAGAGCATGCCGATGTTATCTATTATGAGAGATTGGAGGTTAAGGTAGTTGACGGTTGATGGTTCATGGTTCATGGCCGAAGCTTCACCTTTTGACTTTAACCTTTCGCCTTTAACCTTAGCAAGATCAGAAAAGCGAATAGCCGTTCCCTCCGGCAATAAATTCATCAAAGTATTCACCTTTTCCTCCGGTATCTCATGCGGGGCGAAAATGAATTTCCAATCCGGGTAATCAGTTACCAGTTTGGCCAGCAAAGCCTCATCCTGAGGCCAAGTACTTCCGGCAATGAATAGTTTTTGCCCATTCTTAAACTCCTCTATTAAAGGTAACGTCTTAGGGTTTTGCGCATTGGCCCAAACGCGGTCAAAACGGGTATCGCCGCTAACGGTGGCGTTTGTTATGTCAATGCCTTGCAGCAGTTGTTTCGATGCTTCATCCTGCACAAAAAAGTGCGATACCAGTTTCAATATCCTGCGGTTAAAGCCCCCGTACCATTTAAAAAATACCTGTCCCGGCCTGAATATGCCAGATACGATGTATAAAGGTATATGGCGTTTACGCGTCTCGTTAAAAAAATGGTACCAGTATTCATACTTGGTAAATACTGCCATTTCGGGGTTAATGGCATCTATAAAACGGCGGGCATTACCGGGAGTATCCAACGGCAGGTAATAAACATAATCGGCCAGTGAGGTGTTTTTCCTGATCTCGTATCCCGAAGGAGAAAAAAAGGTAACTACTATTTTTTTTGTGGGGTGTAAATTCCTCATCGCCTCCAGTATGGGGCGACCCTGTTCAAACTCGCCAAGTGAAGCAAAGTGAAACCAAATACTGCCCTCTACCCGTATAAACGCTATATTTTTACGACCCTGAACCCATAATTTTGCTTTATTGTTAAATAATGAAGCAACAAGCACAAAAAAGGAATATAATTTGATACCTATATTGTATAACAACATCAATTTAATACTATGAATGATTACCTTAGCCGGGCATAAAAGTAATAACAATAATTACAATAATAGTTTTTACAGCCTGCCCTATGGTGTAATTATACTCATGCTTAAATCTTACAATAAACTGCTTACCTTTAAATTAAAAAACACTAAAACACTATGAAAATTGCTGTAATTGGTACCGGCTATGTTGGATTGGTTACCGGAACTTGTCTGGCCGAAACAGGTAACGAAGTAACCTGTGTGGATATAGTTGAAGAAAAGGTTAATAAAATGCGTAACGGCGAAATGCCAATTTACGAACCTGGTCTTGACCTGTTATTTCACCGTAACATTAAACAGGAGCGTTTAACCTTTACTACCGATCTGGCCGAAGCTATCGCGCCTGCTAAAGTTATTTTCCTTGCTCTGCCAACCCCTCCGGGTGCCGATGGCGCTGCCGACTTAAGCTATGTGCTTGGTGCTGCTAAAGACATTGCCAAATTAATTACAGAATATAAAGTTATCGTAACCAAATCAACCGTACCGGTTGGTACTGCCGATAAGGTTACAGCCGTGCTTAAAGCCAACACCGATGTGCCTTTCGCGGTAGTATCAAACCCCGAGTTTTTGCGCGAAGGTGTAGCTGTTGAAGATTTTATGAAACCGGATAGGGTAGTTATCGGTACTATGGACGAGAAAGCCCGCCTGATTATGGGTGATTTATACGCTCCATACGTTCGTCAGGGTAACCCTATTTTGTATATGGACGAGCGCTCGTCTGAATTAACCAAGTATGCTGCCAACTCATTCCTGGCTACCAAAATCACTTTCATGAACGAGATAGCCAACATGTGCGAGCTTGTTGGTGCCGATGTGGATATGGTACGTAAAGGTGTTGGTGCTGATGCCCGTATCGGTAAACGCTTCCTTTTCCCGGGTGTTGGTTACGGTGGCAGCTGTTTCCCTAAAGATGTTCAGGCACTTTCAAAAGCTGCCGAAGAAAATAAATACGATTTCAAGATCCTTAACTCCGTAATGGAGGTTAACGAAACTCAGAAAAAACGCCTGGTAGTTAAAATGCGCGAGCATTATGGTGCCGATGGTTTAAAAGGCAAACACTTTGCCCTTTGGGGATTGGCCTTTAAACCAGAAACCGACGATATCCGCGAAGCCCCTGCTTTGTACATCATCGACGAACTGGTAGCTGCCGGTGCAACCGTAACCGCTTACGACCCTGAAGGTATGCCAAACGTTAAAAAACTGTTAGGCGATAAGATCTCTTACGCTAAAGACAGATATTCTGCCCTTGACGGTGCCGACGCCCTGCTGATTGTTACCGAATGGCCGGTATTCCGTACCCCTGATTTTGATTTTATGAAGGAAAAATTAAACGCGCCTGTTATATTTGACGGCCGTAACCTTTATGATCTGGACAGGATGAAAGATCACGGTTTTTATTACAACAGTATCGGTCGTAAAGTAGTTAACCAATAATGGCAGAAAGTAAAAGAATATTAATAACCGGCGCCGCCGGGTTTTTAGGCTCGCACCTTTGCGACAGGTTTATTAAGGAAGATTACCATGTTATTGGTATGGATAACCTGATAACCGGCGATCTGCGGAATATCGAGCACCTTTTTCAACTGGAAAACTTTGAGTTTTATAACCACGATGTTTCCAAATTTGTGCACGTGCCCGGCGAGTTGCATTATATTTTGCACTTTGCATCGCCTGCAAGCCCGATAGATTATTTGAAGATCCCGATCCAGACCTTAAAAGTAGGATCGTTAGGTACACATAACCTGTTAGGCTTGGCCCGTGCTAAAAGTGCAAGGATGCTGATAGCCTCAACATCCGAAGTTTACGGCGACCCGAACGTAAACCCGCAGCCCGAAGAATATTGGGGCAACGTGAACCCGGTAGGGCCGCGTGGGGTATATGATGAGGCCAAGCGTTTCCAGGAGGCTATCACTATGGCTTACCATACCTTCCATGGTTTGGAAACCCGTATTGTGAGGATCTTTAATACTTATGGCCCGCGGATGCGGTTAAATGACGGCCGTGTATTGCCGGCTTTTATTGGCCAGGCTTTAAGAGGCGAATCATTAACCATGTTTGGCGATGGTTCACAAACCCGTTCGTTTTGTTATGTGGATGATTTGATCGAAGGTATCTATCGTTTGTTGCACAGCGATTACGCTCAGCCTGTAAACATTGGTAACCCCGATGAGATCACCATCCGCGAGTTTGGCGAAGAGATTATCAAGTTAACCGGCACCGATCAGCAACTGATCAGCCTGCCGTTACCAACGGATGATCCGAAACAACGCCGACCGGATATCACCAAAGCTAAAGCCATTTTAGGCTGGGAGCCGAAGGTATCAAGGAGCGAAGGTTTAAAGATCACTTACGAGTACTTTAAATCATTGCCCGAAAAAGAAATAAATCACAAAGATTTCACTTATTACAATAAATAAGCAACCGTCCCCTTCACCTAAGGGGACTTGCTTTATACACACATTACCATTATGAAGATTTTAGTTACTGGCGGCATGGGCTTCATCGGCTCGCACACAGTTGTTGAATTAGTTAATGCCGGCTACGATCCCATTATTGTTGACGACCTTTCAAACTCCGATCCGAAAATACTGGATCAGTTGACCAAAATTTTAGGCTTTACCCCAACTTTTCACAAAGTTGATCTTTGCGATGAGGCTGCAGTATTAGCGTTGGCAGCTGCAGAGCCCGAAGTTGGTGGTATCATTCACTTCGCGGCATTTAAAGCCGTGGGCGAATCGGTAAAAAAACCGATGAAATACTATCGCAACAATTTTTACTCGTTGATAAACCTCTTGGAGGCTTATAATGGCAAGCCTGTAAACTTTGTATTTTCATCAAGCTGTACCGTTTACGGCCAGCCCGAAATATTGCCTGTTACCGAGAACGCACCGGTTCAGCCTGCACAATCGCCTTATGGCAATACCAAACAAATAGCCGAAGAAATTTTGGTTGATATGGTAAACTCGGGCAGCAACTACAAAGTTATTTCATTAAGATATTTTAACCCGGTAGGTGCGCACGAATCAGCATTGATTGGTGAGCTACCTATCGGCGTACCGCAAAACCTGGTGCCTTTCATTACCCAAACCGCTATCGGGAAACGCGAAAAGATCACTGTTTTTGGTGATGACTACAACACGCCAGATGGTAGCTGCGTACGCGATTATATTCACGTGGTTGATTTGGCCAAGGCACACGTAGCGGCGCTTAAACTGGCCGAGCAGGATAGCTTTAAAGGTTATGATGTATTTAACCTGGGTACAGGTAACGGTTCATCGGTTTTGGAAGTGATCCACGCTTTTGAAAGCTCTACCGGT
The sequence above is a segment of the Mucilaginibacter celer genome. Coding sequences within it:
- a CDS encoding alpha/beta fold hydrolase, which encodes MGYLHLPGLGKAHFHEYGTGQKPLLAFHGYGMTGKQFHVLEQSIIPQYHIYGFDHFFHGESRLDGWTEQQILTGMPKTMVRNYMEEWFKLYGRQRFSVMGYSIGANIALILVEEYADLIDVVILMAPDGLAVFKGFHFILHNKLGRGIFRTATKSKWLAPFLIKSLKKLRFIDESLYTIAYNEIDTEQKRLDTYYTLNLIRLLKPDVKHIAQQINQHKIKCLLIFGKHDQLFPKSAAMPFLGMLDNAEVHEVELGHWLVTKALDEYLVK
- a CDS encoding glycosyltransferase, encoding MTIAILITLFFIILRFAVTLFNYISNPKLPHIGKYYTDKVSILIPARNEAGNILPLLQSIHQQDYKNYEVIIYDDDSGDDTYKVCADFAAAHPLFKVIKGGRLPDGWIGKNYACHQLAKQATGKYLLFLDADEQVEVKLINSAVHRMHLHQLGLLSLFTNQTMLTLGENAVVPLMHYILLNLLPLRLVYLVKNASVAAASGQFMLFDAAVYHKHQWHKAVKNKVVEDVEIMRLIKAENYNGEALLANGMISCRMYHGYNEAINGFSKNFLAAFNYSIIGFLIYITLVIGGPLFILTTLNLPLILFTTGLILLTRIMISLSAGQKAGLNILLHPFQMFNLLVVAIVSIQKHLTKTNMWKGRKI
- a CDS encoding UDP-glucuronic acid decarboxylase family protein, with amino-acid sequence MAESKRILITGAAGFLGSHLCDRFIKEDYHVIGMDNLITGDLRNIEHLFQLENFEFYNHDVSKFVHVPGELHYILHFASPASPIDYLKIPIQTLKVGSLGTHNLLGLARAKSARMLIASTSEVYGDPNVNPQPEEYWGNVNPVGPRGVYDEAKRFQEAITMAYHTFHGLETRIVRIFNTYGPRMRLNDGRVLPAFIGQALRGESLTMFGDGSQTRSFCYVDDLIEGIYRLLHSDYAQPVNIGNPDEITIREFGEEIIKLTGTDQQLISLPLPTDDPKQRRPDITKAKAILGWEPKVSRSEGLKITYEYFKSLPEKEINHKDFTYYNK
- a CDS encoding 1-acyl-sn-glycerol-3-phosphate acyltransferase; this encodes MIYNKNNYFLNRIVHYYIKRIVKHEFHELLFNDIAVDPNKSILLIANHFSFWDGLILYCVNDILLRKKLHVMILEETAQKEKFLKYVGAFSVKKDSKSILQSLDYAAGLLTDPANLVLMFPQGKLYANFVTNINFEKGVMRIIEKAEGNFQMLFASTFIQYFKHKKPTATVYLKNETGNYAGKDITVLQQAYQQHYQKSKLLQTEFDI
- a CDS encoding UDP-glucose dehydrogenase family protein, coding for MKIAVIGTGYVGLVTGTCLAETGNEVTCVDIVEEKVNKMRNGEMPIYEPGLDLLFHRNIKQERLTFTTDLAEAIAPAKVIFLALPTPPGADGAADLSYVLGAAKDIAKLITEYKVIVTKSTVPVGTADKVTAVLKANTDVPFAVVSNPEFLREGVAVEDFMKPDRVVIGTMDEKARLIMGDLYAPYVRQGNPILYMDERSSELTKYAANSFLATKITFMNEIANMCELVGADVDMVRKGVGADARIGKRFLFPGVGYGGSCFPKDVQALSKAAEENKYDFKILNSVMEVNETQKKRLVVKMREHYGADGLKGKHFALWGLAFKPETDDIREAPALYIIDELVAAGATVTAYDPEGMPNVKKLLGDKISYAKDRYSALDGADALLIVTEWPVFRTPDFDFMKEKLNAPVIFDGRNLYDLDRMKDHGFYYNSIGRKVVNQ
- the galE gene encoding UDP-glucose 4-epimerase GalE; translation: MMKILVTGGMGFIGSHTVVELVNAGYDPIIVDDLSNSDPKILDQLTKILGFTPTFHKVDLCDEAAVLALAAAEPEVGGIIHFAAFKAVGESVKKPMKYYRNNFYSLINLLEAYNGKPVNFVFSSSCTVYGQPEILPVTENAPVQPAQSPYGNTKQIAEEILVDMVNSGSNYKVISLRYFNPVGAHESALIGELPIGVPQNLVPFITQTAIGKREKITVFGDDYNTPDGSCVRDYIHVVDLAKAHVAALKLAEQDSFKGYDVFNLGTGNGSSVLEVIHAFESSTGVKVNYEIGPRREGDVEQVWGDVTKSSTKLGWTAQLGIGEMMSSAWEWEKYIAANPF
- a CDS encoding lysophospholipid acyltransferase family protein — translated: MVPSRKKKFWSKLYITYVRWWISRNFKELNVQPFEPRPGHSILLLSNHFSWWDGFIANWTAVFNLKKQYYVMMQQDQFDQRSYLRYIGAYSIQKGSRAMLESLTYSAGILDQPDNLIVIFPQGELFSNHETHIHVEKGVYKLMQQVKGPCQVVYHCILIDYFESLKPRAYIHLFDLGVATELTFEQLKENINAAHQQALKNQINMEH
- a CDS encoding 3-deoxy-D-manno-octulosonic acid transferase, whose amino-acid sequence is MLLYNIGIKLYSFFVLVASLFNNKAKLWVQGRKNIAFIRVEGSIWFHFASLGEFEQGRPILEAMRNLHPTKKIVVTFFSPSGYEIRKNTSLADYVYYLPLDTPGNARRFIDAINPEMAVFTKYEYWYHFFNETRKRHIPLYIVSGIFRPGQVFFKWYGGFNRRILKLVSHFFVQDEASKQLLQGIDITNATVSGDTRFDRVWANAQNPKTLPLIEEFKNGQKLFIAGSTWPQDEALLAKLVTDYPDWKFIFAPHEIPEEKVNTLMNLLPEGTAIRFSDLAKVKGERLKSKGEASAMNHEPSTVNYLNLQSLIIDNIGMLSSLYAYGDIAYIGGGFGVGIHNTLEAAAFGLPVIFGPNYQKFNEAKELIKLKAGFSINNEAELKGIVETLVNDEGFYSFTRKKILGYVEENVGATEAIMSFIDK